tCTCGGAGGGCGAGCGGCAGGCTCGGATTGAAGGTTTCATGACGGTCTCAGGTATAACGGACCCCacacaggcggcggagttGCTGGAAGCCGCCGACTGGAACCCCAacgtggcggcagcgctcctCTTCGACACGTAACAGACAAGGGAGGcgcccaccccgcccccacgTGCCCGCTACCGTTGCGCCTGCCTCCCGTCTCTTTATTGGATGCAGAGCTGTGTCTTGTGATCGCCACTCGCcactcaccaccaccacttccTCTACGGCATGGGCCAACGCTATCGCCCGCGCGCACGGGCATTCACgtcacgcgtgcgtgtgtgagtgtaCGTGTCCtgcctcttcccttcccgtcccttcccacccacccacccacatacctctctcgttctccctctctctctccctctccctctccctctccctctccctctccctctccctctccctctccctctccctctccctctccctctcccccccccccttctccccctctctcgtctTCTTACTCGCTCAcggtgcacgcacacacgcacgcacccaccaGAAAAcgcatcgcctccgcctgTGCTTGCCCGTGGCCCATCGACAACGCACTCATTTTCCTTCCTTCGGATCTGCGGCCAAGgtcgcgccgcacgtgccactgctgctcgctCGCCTCTTTCTAGCCCACGGCGCGACGCAGCCTGCCCAACTCGCGCCCACGCACGcatcggcgcagcagcgcggcactGCACGCACccgaagagggggagggggggagagaaCTCATGGCGTCTTCAGCTCCATCCAATTGCCTGAGCGGcgtggccgccaccgccaccacccccatCGCTGCCTCTCACGCAACGACCAACTCCGTCGGCTTCGCGCCCAAGATGGCGAACCCACCGGCACACGGAATTGCGAGCAACTGCGTCCTCAAcgacgcggccgccagccccaccgcctccccttGCTACAGCACCGGCGCCATGCCGCAAGAGCAGTCGAAGATGCTAGCCGGGATGCTGGCGAAGCTGCCGGAGCTTGACCTGGGCGAGATGTCGCGCGTGAAGAGCTGCTTCTCTGCCGTGCTGGGCGAGGGACGCGAGAACATCGTCAACGCTCTGGAGCTGCGCGTGGTGCTCGGCGAGCTCGGCCTCTATCCGAGCGAGACGGAGCTCAACCTCATCCTCCGCGCCTACCGTGACCGCGTCAACCTCATTACGCTGACGCAGTACCTGCGGCTGTATAAGAAGGAGTTCTGGGTCAAtcacgccgcggcggtggcggcggcagcaccagcagcggcgggcggAGCCGGCGCTGCACACAGCGCGTCACTGTCTGCCGCTCCGCACTCTTATAAAGTGTTCAGTGGAAGTCATTCCATGGTCGCGGCGCGAGCGGGGACCTTCGGCGTTAGCGGTGGCAAGGACGAGGACACGTTGAAGGCCTTCGTCGCCCTTGGCGGTGAggaagacggcagcggcgagatCCTCGcgtcgacgctgcgcgacgccATCTGCGGCTTCGGGCTCACGATCGACATCGACTCGATGATTCGCACCGTCGACGTGCACAACTCGGGCGTGCTGGACTACGTTGACTTCTGCGCCTTATGGTCACAGCCGACCAGCACATCCTCCGAGTCCGGCGAGGCCGGCGGCGCGGGAGTGCCCATGGGGGAGGCACTGCTACGCGGATCGGTCGACAACGCTGGGCTCGACGCCTACCGCCGTCGCTCGTCACACGGAAGCGCAATGAGCGACACCCACCAGCGGCTCATGTCCTTGCTGGCCGCCACGCCGCGACTCACCAGTCCTGCAGgtggcgtgctgcgccgtcgaTCACAGATGATGACGCAGGTACCGGAGCAGACCAGCACGTCGCCCCGCACACGCCGTTGCTCGCCGGGTGGCACTCAATTTTCTCAGAACACGAACGGCCGTGTCACGACCGCGGCATACGGCCCGCTGACGGGCGGCACCGGTAATGGCCACGGCTCTGATGGCGCGACGGCGTTTAACTCGATTctcacgccgccgccgacgtctATCACGGACGAGGAGCACATGATCCTCGTGGAGATGTACCTGTTCCCGGAAAAATACAAAGCAATGGGGCGGGCACTGCGCTTCGCTGCAGcctccggcagcggctcaCTGGTtcacggcgcggcgggccgtgaggcagcgctgcacccCAGCTCCTTGTATCAGAAGCGTCTCTCGCACCCGAGCGTGAGTGGCtcgcgcagtcgcagccgccgccaggCACGCGGTTTGGGCaacaccagcggcggcgcctccgccatCCGTGCCGTCAGCCATACCGCAGGGCGGAGGGGCAAG
Above is a window of Leishmania major strain Friedlin complete genome, chromosome 1 DNA encoding:
- a CDS encoding conserved hypothetical protein (previous protein_id=AAC24669.2); this encodes MANPPAHGIASNCVLNDAAASPTASPCYSTGAMPQEQSKMLAGMLAKLPELDLGEMSRVKSCFSAVLGEGRENIVNALELRVVLGELGLYPSETELNLILRAYRDRVNLITLTQYLRLYKKEFWVNHAAAVAAAAPAAAGGAGAAHSASLSAAPHSYKVFSGSHSMVAARAGTFGVSGGKDEDTLKAFVALGGEEDGSGEILASTLRDAICGFGLTIDIDSMIRTVDVHNSGVLDYVDFCALWSQPTSTSSESGEAGGAGVPMGEALLRGSVDNAGLDAYRRRSSHGSAMSDTHQRLMSLLAATPRLTSPAGGVLRRRSQMMTQVPEQTSTSPRTRRCSPGGTQFSQNTNGRVTTAAYGPLTGGTGNGHGSDGATAFNSILTPPPTSITDEEHMILVEMYLFPEKYKAMGRALRFAAASGSGSLVHGAAGREAALHPSSLYQKRLSHPSVSGSRSRSRRQARGLGNTSGGASAIRAVSHTAGRRGKSGFAGGADGGNAAADFFPPKSSNVYRPPSPMILSMRNSTVYRNRLKRLEEQKRVRKGWKPPAGAAATQQLQHRISYAATATRGGGDGPGDMEHMSSTPPPKTSTW